ATCTCGCCGGTGGTGCCGTGGCGTCGGTCGTCGCCGCGGGCGACGACAAGGACGTCGCCGGGCTTAGCGACTTTGACGGCGGCGGCCATGGCGCTGGCGATCTGGGGGTAGGTCTGGACGGTGAGGGCGGGGCCCACCAGCTTGATGGGCCGGTAGACGGGCTGGATTTCCGGCACCATAGCGGTCTCCAGAATGTGGCCCAGGGTGGCGGGGGCCAGTTTTTTCCAGGCTTCAATAAGGTCTTTGGACAGTTTGTCCACTCGTGGATTTACGACGATAGACATGGTTCCTCCTAAGGTCGGCGTCAGCCTAATTTCTGGGGGAGTATAGCACTGGGGAAGGGGACAGGCTATTGCTCAACAAACAGGATGATTAGAGACGTTGTTTCTATATGCGTTATCGCATATCATGAAAGCCAACGATGAATCTAACCCTTTCTCGTTCAGCCAGAAATAGTATGCGTCTTTATGGGATTTCCGTCGAAGATGTGAAGGTCGTGATAGTTAATGGGAAACGGATGGAAAGCCAGGGGAACCGAGAAAGGGCCATTATGGAGTGGTCCAATGGAACGTTTCAAGGCCAGTCATACCTCAGGGTGGTCTGGGTGATCGAAGGGGAAGAAATAGTCGTCATTTCCGTCCATCCAAGGAGAAAGGGGAGCTAGATGAAGATAGATTACGACGCACAGGGTGACATCCTTACCATGACCCTATCCAGCATCAAACCTCGTTATGGTGAAGACGAGCATCCCGATGTAGTGCTTCACGTGGCGGAGGACGGTCAAATCGCGATGATAGAGATCATGGGCGCCAGCCGCCATCTGAAGGCTGAAGACCTGGTGGCCCACAGCCCAGACCAGCTTATGTCACTAGCAGAGGCAGGCGCTTCCATCGGGCGGAGTCCAGGGACTTTGCGGCTGCTATGCGAGAGCGGCCGGCTGAAGGCGGTAAAGGCGGGGCGGAACTGGCTGACTACCAGGGCCTGGCTGGACAGCTACCTGGAGAGCAGGAGGGGCCGCAGGTCAGGTGTAAGAGCGAAAGTAAGCCGCAAGTTTACTCCCGCCAAGGCTTTGTGATAAAAAGTCCTCATAGCCCTGCTCGAGGTGACCGCCATGCCCGATACATCGCCGACGATTGAAGCACTTTTGAAGGAGCAGCGGACGTTCCCGCCGCCACCGGAGTTTGCCGCCAAGGCGAACATTCGCGACGCGAAGGTGTACGAGGAGGCAGAACGGGACTTTGAGGGGTTCTGGGCGCGGTTTGCGGGGGAGCTGCACTGGTTCAAGAAGTGGGACAAGGTGCTGGACTGGAAGGCGCCCCACGCCAAGTGGTTCATCGGCGGGAAGACCAACGTGTCGTACAACTGTGTCGATAGGCATTTGAACGGGCCGAGGCGAAATAAGGCGGCGATTATATGGGAGGGGGAGCCTGGGGACTGGAAGGTGTACACCTACCAGGACTTATATCGAGAGGTGGGGAAGTTCGCCAACGGGTTGAAGAGCCTGGGGGTGAAGAAGGGCGACCGGGTGACGATTTACATGCCTATGGTGCCGGAAGCGGCGATAGCGATGCTGGCGTGCGCGCGGATCGGCGCGCCGCACAGTGTGGTGTTCGGGGGGTTTAGCCCGGAGGCGCTGAAGGACCGTATCAACGACTGCCAGTCCAAGGTGGTGGTGACGTCGGACGGAGGGTGGCGCCGGGGCCGGGTGGTGCCGCTGAAGCAGAACACCGACGAGGCGCTGTCTGGAACCAGCAGCGTCGAGAAGGTGGTGGTGTTGAAGCGGGTGGGGGAGTCGATGTCGACGCCGATGAAGGCGGGGCGGGACGTGTGGTGGCACGACCTGGTGGACAAGCAGCCGCAGAAGTGTCCGCCCGAGTCCATGGACAGCGAGGACATGCTGTACATCCTCTACACCAGCGGTACGACAGGGAAGCCCAAGGGGGTTGTCCACACGACGGGCGGTTATCTGACTGGGGCTTACGCTACATCCAAGTGGGTTTTTGATCTCAAAGAGGACGACGTCTATTGGTGCACGGCGGACATCGGCTGGGTAACGGGACACAGCTATGTGGTATACGGGCCGCTGGCCAACGGGGCGACGACAGTGATGTATGAAGGTGCGCCGGACTGGCCGGACCGCGACCGGTTCTGGGCCATCGTCGAGAAGTACGCCTGCTCGATTGTCTATACGGCGCCGACGGCGATCCGCGCGTGTATGAGGTGGGGGGAGGAACACCCCAAGAAACACGACCTCTCGTCGATACGGCTGCTGGGGACGGTGGGGGAGCCTATAAACCCCGAGGCGTGGATGTGGTACTGGAAGCACATCGGCGGGGGAAGGTGCCCGATTGTCGATACGTGGTGGCAGACAGAGACGGGATCGATATTGATTACGCCGCTGCCGGGGGTGACGACGCAGGTGCCCGGGTCGGCGACGCGGCCGTTCCCTGGGATCAAGGCGGAGGTGGTGGACGAGCAAGGTAATGCCGTCGGGCCTGGACAGGGCGGATACCTGGTGCTGAAGCGCCCATGGCCATCGATGCTGCGGACTATCTATGGAGATGATAACCGGTTCAAGCAGCAGTATTGGAGCAAGTACCCAGGGATTTACTTCACGGGCGACGGGGCGAAGATGGACGAGAAGGGAAACCTCTGGCTGTTGGGCAGGGTGGACGACGTTATCAAGATATCGGCGCACAGGATAAGCACTATGGAGGTGGAGAGCGCGCTGGTGGACCACCAGTCGGTGGCGGAGGCGGCGGCCATCGGCAGAGAACACGAGTTGAAGGGGCAGGCGCTGGTAGCCTTCGTGACGATTAAGGAGTCGGTCAAGGCGACACCGCAGTTGAAGGACGATCTGAAGGCGCATGTGGCGACGAAGATTGGGTCGATAGCGAGGCCGGACGAGATATATTTCGCGGCGGACCTGCCGAAAACTCGCAGCGGGAAGATTATGCGACGGCTGCTGCGGGACATCGCGGAGGGGCGGGTGCTGGGGGACACGACGACGCTGGCGGACCCGAACGTGGTGAAGATGCTAAAGGAGCAGTACGAGGAGAAGGAGGACTAGGGCTCGCCCTAGACCCTCTGCTTTGCTGGCCTTGGTTATTGCTGGGAGGCTGGTTTTAACATGCGGTAGGATGGTGTTGAGACAACCTAGTTAGGAGACAATCGAGGTTTTAGTTGGTAATGCGTTTGCTGTAGACGACCAGGTCGTCACCGTCAGCGTAGAAGTCGTGGAGGACTGTGGCTTGCTTGTAGCCATGTTTGAGATAGAAGCGGCGGGTAAGGTCGTAGTGGGGCAGGGATGAGGTTTCGATGAGGAGAAGGCGGCCTCCAGAATGGCGGATTTCTTCCTCAACGCGGCTTAGAAGTTTGCCGCCGATGCCTCGGGCCTGGATCTGTTTGTTCACGACGATCCACCAAAGGTACCAGGTGCGGTCGGTCATGGCGGCGGGGGCGAAGTAGGCAAAGCCGGCCAGGTGCCCGTCTTGCTCGTAGGTTATCGAGCGGTGTCCCTCCTTGTTGGCCTGGCTATGAAAGTCGTCCAGGACTTCTTGCAGGGCCTGGATTTCCAAGGGCTTGAAGACGCCGGTGTCGCCGGCCATGGTTACGAGGGTGGCGGTGTCGCTGGGTATGGTGGGCCTAATCATGGGAGCATTTTATCTGGATGAATTGAGAAAAAGTAAGGTTAGTCATCGCGGCGTTGAAGGCATTTGTAGGGGGAGGGAAGTCGCATGGCGTGTCAGTATAAGTCTGGCGTAGTTACCGTCACAACAGATTCCTCGACTACGTCCGAGTACAGACTCCGCTCGGAATGACAAATCGCTTCTTTTTCCCGCCCTCAATTCTTAGCTAAACTACAGAGGTTGAAGGGGAGGGTGTGGCGCAGAAACCGAGTTAGGCCCAGCCTTCTTTAATGAGGGCGGGGTGGAGCTCGTCGGGGTGGTGGCGGCAGCGGTACTCAAGGCGGCTGGATTCCAGGTGGGACTTGCTGTAGGTCCAACCCCCGGCCATGCGGTTACGCTCATGGAGCTCGTGGAGGAGAACGTAGGGGCGTTCGCTCTCGTCGATCTTGTCGTCGATCCAGACCTCGTC
This window of the SAR202 cluster bacterium genome carries:
- a CDS encoding DUF2283 domain-containing protein codes for the protein MKIDYDAQGDILTMTLSSIKPRYGEDEHPDVVLHVAEDGQIAMIEIMGASRHLKAEDLVAHSPDQLMSLAEAGASIGRSPGTLRLLCESGRLKAVKAGRNWLTTRAWLDSYLESRRGRRSGVRAKVSRKFTPAKAL
- the acs gene encoding acetate--CoA ligase, which translates into the protein MPDTSPTIEALLKEQRTFPPPPEFAAKANIRDAKVYEEAERDFEGFWARFAGELHWFKKWDKVLDWKAPHAKWFIGGKTNVSYNCVDRHLNGPRRNKAAIIWEGEPGDWKVYTYQDLYREVGKFANGLKSLGVKKGDRVTIYMPMVPEAAIAMLACARIGAPHSVVFGGFSPEALKDRINDCQSKVVVTSDGGWRRGRVVPLKQNTDEALSGTSSVEKVVVLKRVGESMSTPMKAGRDVWWHDLVDKQPQKCPPESMDSEDMLYILYTSGTTGKPKGVVHTTGGYLTGAYATSKWVFDLKEDDVYWCTADIGWVTGHSYVVYGPLANGATTVMYEGAPDWPDRDRFWAIVEKYACSIVYTAPTAIRACMRWGEEHPKKHDLSSIRLLGTVGEPINPEAWMWYWKHIGGGRCPIVDTWWQTETGSILITPLPGVTTQVPGSATRPFPGIKAEVVDEQGNAVGPGQGGYLVLKRPWPSMLRTIYGDDNRFKQQYWSKYPGIYFTGDGAKMDEKGNLWLLGRVDDVIKISAHRISTMEVESALVDHQSVAEAAAIGREHELKGQALVAFVTIKESVKATPQLKDDLKAHVATKIGSIARPDEIYFAADLPKTRSGKIMRRLLRDIAEGRVLGDTTTLADPNVVKMLKEQYEEKED
- a CDS encoding GNAT family N-acetyltransferase, whose translation is MIRPTIPSDTATLVTMAGDTGVFKPLEIQALQEVLDDFHSQANKEGHRSITYEQDGHLAGFAYFAPAAMTDRTWYLWWIVVNKQIQARGIGGKLLSRVEEEIRHSGGRLLLIETSSLPHYDLTRRFYLKHGYKQATVLHDFYADGDDLVVYSKRITN